The following are encoded together in the Halomonas halophila genome:
- a CDS encoding ArsR/SmtB family transcription factor translates to MSTSQRQAVRLLHDGDDVIDQASALLKAMANDNRLRILCLLDGQELSVTELNHQLALSQSALSQHLAILRREHLVSTRRASQTIYYSLNGDRARTLLSALAQMELGGD, encoded by the coding sequence ATGAGCACTTCGCAACGTCAGGCCGTACGCCTGCTGCACGACGGGGATGACGTCATCGATCAGGCCAGCGCCCTGCTCAAGGCGATGGCCAACGACAACCGACTGCGGATCCTGTGCCTGCTGGACGGACAGGAGCTGTCGGTCACCGAACTCAACCACCAGCTGGCGCTTAGCCAGTCCGCCCTTTCCCAGCATCTGGCCATCCTGCGACGCGAGCACCTGGTCAGTACCCGGCGCGCGTCGCAGACCATCTACTATTCGCTCAACGGCGATCGGGCGAGAACCCTGCTGTCGGCCCTCGCCCAGATGGAGCTGGGCGGCGACTGA
- a CDS encoding lytic transglycosylase domain-containing protein, with product MAERIDELLVGLGLDVQEESFNRGVGAFNSVRQAAISMGAVIGGSAVLGGVTKFAQELDKLGRTADRLNVGVSGMQQLGFTYESIGGNAQQAVSDIEALQGAIDDMAANPSGDSFAMLSAMGVDVNEVLEQRDAIGSLVNMLGQLEDASPQQRRIALESLGLSDTTVSLAREGDEFVQRQMAFAAKNAELTEEMTGQAREFVRELAELNETAGDLYRVIAQDMMGTLKPMLELLTRWAGEDGNFDLVSDLATGGPLKAVEGPVDQWLRENGLGFLARDIGEFVPGLSGNDEPQASADGEAQPDVPLMGGFDINNLRNNTALREMIAQAERDIGAPAGLLRAQIAQESSFNRYAVSEAGARGLAQIMPETEASLEDRFGRDLDPFDPRDAIMMQEEVMRENYQRFGNWDDAMRAYNAGWDREAWTNPETEAYVPSIRSRMNQPQASNTTNHNTFNISGNDPQAIAAAVDSRLRQHSERAAEDFRNGLV from the coding sequence ATGGCGGAACGCATAGACGAGCTTCTCGTTGGCCTGGGCCTCGACGTACAAGAGGAGTCATTCAATCGCGGCGTGGGGGCGTTCAACTCTGTCCGCCAAGCTGCCATCTCAATGGGCGCCGTCATTGGTGGCTCGGCTGTGCTCGGCGGCGTTACCAAGTTTGCCCAGGAGCTGGATAAGCTGGGTCGCACCGCCGACCGCTTGAATGTGGGCGTATCCGGTATGCAGCAGCTCGGGTTCACATATGAATCCATCGGTGGCAACGCTCAACAAGCCGTGAGCGACATTGAGGCCCTACAGGGTGCCATCGACGATATGGCCGCCAACCCCAGCGGCGATTCATTCGCCATGCTAAGTGCTATGGGTGTGGACGTTAACGAGGTTCTTGAGCAGCGGGATGCAATTGGCTCGCTGGTTAACATGCTGGGCCAACTCGAAGACGCCTCCCCACAACAACGCCGTATCGCACTCGAATCTTTGGGTCTGAGTGATACGACCGTTTCGCTTGCACGAGAGGGCGACGAATTTGTGCAGCGGCAGATGGCGTTTGCTGCGAAAAATGCAGAGCTGACGGAAGAAATGACGGGCCAGGCACGGGAGTTCGTTCGCGAACTCGCTGAGCTGAACGAAACTGCCGGCGATCTTTACCGAGTTATCGCGCAGGACATGATGGGCACGTTGAAGCCCATGCTAGAACTGCTTACCCGCTGGGCTGGCGAAGATGGAAACTTTGACCTGGTGAGCGACCTTGCCACTGGCGGCCCGCTGAAGGCAGTGGAAGGCCCTGTTGACCAATGGCTGCGCGAGAACGGCCTTGGCTTTCTGGCCCGAGACATTGGCGAGTTCGTGCCCGGATTGAGCGGCAATGACGAGCCTCAGGCGAGCGCAGATGGAGAGGCGCAACCCGACGTGCCGCTCATGGGTGGCTTTGACATCAACAACCTGCGCAACAATACCGCCTTGCGCGAGATGATCGCCCAGGCTGAGCGTGACATCGGCGCCCCCGCCGGCCTGTTGAGAGCACAGATTGCGCAAGAATCCAGTTTCAACCGTTATGCCGTCTCCGAGGCGGGCGCCCGTGGCCTTGCGCAAATCATGCCGGAAACAGAAGCGAGCCTAGAGGACCGATTTGGGCGTGACCTAGACCCATTCGATCCACGCGACGCCATCATGATGCAGGAAGAGGTGATGCGCGAAAACTACCAGCGTTTCGGAAATTGGGACGACGCTATGCGTGCCTATAACGCCGGATGGGATCGTGAGGCATGGACGAACCCAGAGACTGAGGCATATGTTCCCAGTATCCGATCTCGCATGAATCAGCCCCAGGCCAGCAACACCACGAACCACAACACCTTCAATATCAGCGGCAACGATCCGCAGGCTATCGCGGCGGCGGTAGACAGCCGCCTCCGGCAGCACAGCGAGCGAGCCGCCGAAGACTTCCGGAATGGGCTTGTTTAG
- a CDS encoding phage minor head protein — translation MFFRNLFSSRKKAGSSANEKLSVAQNEIANRALGAKTEHIERIKRNVATRFRILETGASKFRWSSSNDEKVCDFCSEQDGKVFELNDSSEDFFPGEFICKGDQVCRCVIVPMFKGIDY, via the coding sequence ATGTTTTTTCGAAACTTATTTAGCTCGCGAAAAAAAGCTGGCTCATCAGCGAACGAAAAGTTGTCCGTGGCACAAAATGAGATCGCCAACCGCGCACTAGGCGCCAAAACTGAGCACATTGAAAGGATAAAAAGAAATGTCGCTACGCGTTTTCGAATACTTGAAACTGGGGCATCTAAGTTTCGATGGAGCTCTTCCAATGATGAAAAGGTATGTGATTTTTGCTCAGAACAAGATGGCAAAGTTTTTGAGCTAAATGATAGCTCTGAAGATTTTTTCCCTGGTGAGTTTATTTGCAAGGGCGACCAGGTGTGCCGCTGTGTCATTGTTCCGATGTTCAAGGGAATTGACTATTAA
- the sohB gene encoding protease SohB — protein sequence MNEWLTDFGMFLAQLVAVVVIVTLGVMVVMRARGGEGEQARLRVEELNGDRRRRRRRLQLAASEPGARKRRQKAFRRDDKARGKQKGEATEAAGTVWVLDFHGDLKASATGRFAEEVSAVLDVAGEQDEVVVRLESPGGLVHAYGLAAAELDRLRQAGLSTTVCVDKVAASGGYLMACCADRLRVAPFAVLGSIGVVAQVPNLHRLLKRHDVDVEVLTAGRYKRTLTVFGENTEEGREKFLEDLENVHGLFKHYVAERRPDLDIEAVATGESWYGQQALPRGLADEIGTSEAYLVERMNEARVVSLRLEHRQSLAGRLGLAVSHGVECGVERVVERLEARGWQKR from the coding sequence GTGAACGAGTGGCTGACGGATTTCGGCATGTTCCTGGCCCAGCTGGTGGCGGTGGTGGTCATCGTGACCCTGGGCGTGATGGTGGTGATGCGTGCCCGCGGCGGTGAGGGCGAGCAGGCCCGGCTGCGGGTCGAGGAACTCAACGGCGATCGCCGCCGTCGCCGTCGCCGGTTGCAGCTGGCCGCCAGCGAGCCCGGTGCGCGCAAGCGGCGGCAGAAGGCCTTTCGGCGCGACGACAAGGCGCGCGGCAAGCAGAAGGGCGAGGCCACCGAGGCCGCCGGCACGGTCTGGGTGCTGGATTTCCATGGCGACCTGAAGGCCAGCGCCACCGGGCGCTTCGCCGAGGAAGTCTCGGCGGTGCTGGACGTGGCCGGCGAGCAGGACGAGGTCGTGGTGCGTCTCGAGTCGCCCGGCGGGCTGGTGCATGCCTATGGCCTCGCCGCCGCCGAGCTGGACCGGCTGCGCCAGGCAGGGCTTTCCACCACCGTGTGCGTCGACAAGGTGGCGGCCAGCGGTGGCTACCTGATGGCCTGCTGCGCCGACCGGCTGCGGGTCGCGCCCTTCGCGGTGCTGGGCTCGATCGGCGTGGTCGCTCAGGTGCCCAACCTGCATCGCCTGCTCAAGCGCCATGACGTCGACGTGGAGGTGCTGACCGCGGGTCGCTACAAGCGCACCCTGACGGTGTTCGGCGAGAATACCGAAGAAGGGCGCGAGAAGTTCCTGGAAGATCTCGAGAACGTGCACGGGCTGTTCAAGCACTACGTCGCCGAACGCCGCCCGGACCTGGACATCGAGGCGGTGGCCACCGGCGAGAGCTGGTACGGGCAGCAGGCGCTGCCCCGGGGACTGGCCGACGAGATCGGCACCAGCGAGGCCTATCTCGTCGAGCGCATGAATGAGGCGCGGGTGGTATCGCTGCGCCTGGAGCATCGTCAGTCGCTGGCCGGACGACTGGGGCTGGCGGTGTCGCACGGCGTGGAATGCGGGGTCGAGAGGGTTGTCGAGCGCCTGGAGGCGCGGGGCTGGCAGAAGCGCTGA
- a CDS encoding ABC transporter substrate-binding protein → MLSFIRRPARPRTWATLTLALGLPALPALGHAAPEAPEGGYPPLGTEVMVPDLGRDTPSEATEDPLAAFEGRSGGPAVDTPTRPIAPAVAVGPVEPIAPPPVTRLSLMLDWYPSPRHAALFVARELDLFSERGLEVDIRTPADPNVPAKLLATSRVDLALTRQPLLHLLVDQGQPVVRVATLVGLPLASLVLDDAIALESLAGKRIGHVAPDAEQVLLASLLTHQALTRDALDSPDLHFRLEQAMREGRVDGVIGAVRYLLPRALADDGLATRTYTTEDIGVPRYDGLILMANRDELATQRKAIVQLVEALEEATAWIVEHPSASWELLAEAEPAIDTPANRAAWPEAMRRLTLTPAALHERRYADFERFLNQRHLVSETTPVERLAIDPNR, encoded by the coding sequence ATGCTGTCATTCATCCGCCGCCCGGCGCGCCCCCGCACCTGGGCCACCCTGACCCTGGCGCTCGGCCTGCCGGCATTACCCGCGCTCGGCCATGCCGCCCCGGAAGCGCCCGAAGGCGGCTACCCGCCGCTCGGCACCGAGGTCATGGTCCCCGACCTGGGGCGGGACACGCCATCGGAGGCCACCGAGGATCCGCTGGCGGCCTTCGAGGGGCGTTCCGGCGGCCCCGCCGTGGACACGCCCACACGCCCCATCGCGCCGGCCGTGGCGGTGGGGCCCGTCGAGCCCATCGCGCCACCACCGGTCACGCGGCTCTCGCTGATGCTCGACTGGTATCCCAGTCCGCGCCACGCGGCGCTGTTCGTGGCCCGAGAACTCGACCTGTTCAGTGAACGCGGTCTCGAGGTGGATATCCGCACGCCCGCCGACCCCAACGTGCCCGCCAAGCTGCTGGCGACCTCCCGCGTGGACCTGGCCCTGACCCGCCAGCCGCTGCTGCACCTGCTGGTCGACCAGGGCCAGCCGGTGGTCCGCGTGGCGACCCTGGTCGGCCTGCCGCTCGCGTCGCTGGTCCTCGACGATGCCATCGCCCTCGAGTCGCTGGCCGGCAAGCGCATCGGCCACGTCGCCCCGGACGCCGAGCAGGTACTGCTGGCCAGTCTGCTGACGCACCAGGCCCTCACCCGCGACGCCCTGGACAGCCCCGACCTGCATTTCCGGCTGGAGCAGGCCATGCGCGAGGGGCGCGTGGACGGGGTGATCGGCGCGGTGCGCTACCTGCTGCCCCGCGCCCTGGCCGACGACGGCCTGGCGACACGCACCTACACCACCGAAGACATCGGCGTGCCGCGCTATGACGGCCTGATCCTGATGGCCAACCGCGATGAGCTCGCCACGCAGCGCAAGGCCATCGTCCAGCTGGTGGAGGCCCTGGAGGAAGCCACGGCCTGGATCGTCGAGCACCCCAGTGCCAGCTGGGAGCTGCTCGCCGAGGCCGAGCCGGCCATCGATACCCCGGCCAACCGGGCGGCCTGGCCCGAGGCCATGCGCCGACTGACCCTCACGCCCGCGGCGCTTCACGAACGCCGCTATGCCGACTTCGAGCGCTTCCTCAACCAGCGACATCTGGTGTCGGAGACCACGCCGGTCGAGCGCCTGGCCATCGACCCCAACCGTTGA
- a CDS encoding potassium/proton antiporter — protein sequence MDTINTLFLLSGFLIALSVLASRLSTLVGVPLLLLFLGLGMLAGEEGVLGIQFDDYPLAFLIGHLALAMILLDGGLRTRLKTFRVGFRPALSLATLGVFVTSALVGLIAMWVFGLSLVQGLLVGAIVGSTDAAAVFSMLGGRGINLNERVGATLEIESGTNDPMAIFLTLMLVEVLVGEIGGWLDTALFFLQQFGVGIALGLGAGWLIARLISWVDLAPGLYSLLALALGFCVFGATSALGGSGFLAIYLTGLMIGNRPGRHLNFILPVHDGLAWLSQIGLFLVLGLLVNPSEMMVYALPAAVVALALIFVARPLAVVIAIKPFFRFRWREVGFIAWVGLRGAVPIVLAIFPVIGGVENAALYFNVAFAVVLLSLLIQGGSLPWVAKTLRVELPPSVTPKRRGPLGIQHDNDFEMFVYHVESTDLEEVPIRLLRFPSGAIIAALFRDGVMVHPKGSTQLQRGDVLCVIGRSDDLPALNRLFNGDATLRRQSAFFGAFNFNGDARLGDIAEAYGLTLSPGEHDMTLADFISLRVGGHPVVGDDVDWHGIHWVVNEMDGNRVTRVGLRLY from the coding sequence ATGGATACGATCAATACCCTCTTTCTGCTCAGCGGCTTCCTGATCGCGCTGAGCGTGCTGGCCAGCCGGCTCTCGACCCTGGTCGGCGTTCCCCTGCTGTTGCTCTTCCTCGGTCTCGGCATGCTGGCGGGCGAGGAGGGCGTGCTCGGCATCCAGTTCGACGACTACCCGCTGGCGTTCCTGATCGGGCACCTGGCGCTGGCGATGATCCTGCTCGACGGCGGGCTGCGCACCCGACTCAAGACCTTCCGGGTCGGCTTCCGGCCGGCGCTGTCGCTGGCGACCCTCGGGGTGTTCGTGACCAGCGCGCTGGTCGGTCTGATCGCCATGTGGGTGTTCGGGCTGAGCCTGGTCCAGGGCCTGCTGGTGGGGGCCATCGTCGGTTCCACCGACGCCGCAGCGGTGTTCTCGATGCTCGGCGGGCGCGGCATCAACCTCAACGAGCGGGTCGGGGCGACGCTGGAGATCGAGTCCGGTACCAACGATCCGATGGCGATCTTCCTGACCCTGATGCTGGTGGAGGTCCTGGTCGGCGAGATCGGCGGCTGGCTCGATACCGCGCTGTTCTTCCTGCAGCAGTTCGGCGTCGGCATCGCGCTGGGGCTGGGCGCCGGCTGGCTGATCGCGCGTCTCATCAGCTGGGTGGATCTGGCGCCGGGGCTATATTCGCTGCTGGCGCTGGCGCTGGGCTTCTGCGTGTTCGGTGCGACCAGTGCGCTGGGCGGCAGCGGCTTTCTGGCCATCTACCTGACCGGCCTGATGATCGGCAATCGCCCCGGGCGCCATCTCAACTTCATTCTGCCGGTTCACGATGGCCTGGCCTGGCTCAGCCAGATCGGCCTGTTCCTGGTACTGGGCCTGCTGGTCAATCCCAGCGAGATGATGGTCTATGCACTGCCGGCCGCGGTCGTGGCGCTGGCGCTGATCTTCGTTGCTCGCCCGCTGGCGGTGGTGATCGCCATCAAGCCCTTCTTCCGCTTCCGTTGGCGTGAGGTCGGCTTCATCGCCTGGGTCGGGCTGCGCGGTGCGGTGCCGATCGTGCTGGCGATCTTCCCGGTCATCGGTGGCGTCGAGAATGCCGCGCTCTACTTCAACGTCGCCTTCGCGGTGGTGCTGCTGTCGCTGCTGATCCAGGGCGGCTCGCTGCCATGGGTGGCGAAGACGCTCAGGGTCGAACTGCCGCCCAGCGTGACGCCGAAACGGCGCGGGCCGCTGGGGATCCAGCACGACAACGACTTCGAGATGTTCGTCTATCACGTGGAGAGCACCGACCTCGAGGAGGTGCCGATCCGGCTGTTGCGCTTCCCTTCGGGGGCGATCATCGCCGCCCTGTTCCGCGATGGCGTGATGGTCCACCCCAAGGGCAGCACCCAGCTGCAGCGCGGGGACGTGCTGTGCGTGATCGGCCGCAGCGACGACCTGCCGGCCCTCAACCGGCTGTTCAATGGCGACGCGACGCTCCGTCGCCAGAGCGCGTTCTTCGGTGCCTTCAACTTCAATGGCGATGCGCGCCTGGGTGATATCGCCGAGGCCTATGGCCTGACGCTGAGCCCGGGCGAGCACGACATGACGCTCGCCGACTTCATCTCGCTGCGCGTCGGTGGGCATCCGGTGGTCGGTGACGACGTGGACTGGCACGGCATCCACTGGGTCGTCAACGAGATGGATGGCAACCGGGTGACGCGGGTGGGGCTGCGGCTCTATTGA
- a CDS encoding alpha/beta fold hydrolase, with protein MTLALHHIDTGGDGTPLVVIHGLLGSADNWRSHIKKWQEQRRVIAVDLRNHGRSPHASGMGYADMARDVLALLDELNVAKAHVLGHSMGGKVAITLARLAPERLASLVVADVAPQAYGHGHDRELGALRRVRDERPADRRQADALMADHIDERATRLFLATNLVRGEDGMTVRVGLDQIAEDYASISGEPDGEGAFEGPTLLVRGSCSPYVTDAMLPALREVLPTAELETLEAGHWLHAEQPEAFQAVVNDFLARQAD; from the coding sequence ATGACTCTCGCTCTCCATCATATCGACACCGGCGGCGACGGCACGCCGCTGGTGGTGATCCACGGCCTGCTGGGCAGCGCCGACAACTGGCGCTCGCACATCAAGAAGTGGCAGGAGCAGCGCCGGGTGATCGCGGTGGACCTGCGCAACCACGGCCGTTCGCCCCATGCGTCCGGCATGGGCTACGCCGACATGGCCCGCGACGTGCTGGCGCTGCTGGATGAGCTGAACGTGGCCAAGGCGCACGTGCTGGGGCATTCCATGGGCGGCAAGGTGGCGATCACCCTGGCGCGGCTGGCGCCCGAGCGGCTGGCCTCGCTGGTCGTTGCCGACGTTGCGCCCCAGGCCTACGGGCACGGCCACGACAGGGAGCTCGGCGCGCTGCGGCGCGTGCGCGACGAGCGGCCCGCCGATCGCCGCCAGGCCGACGCGCTGATGGCGGACCATATCGACGAGCGTGCCACGCGACTGTTCCTGGCCACCAACCTGGTGCGTGGCGAGGATGGCATGACGGTGCGTGTCGGGCTGGATCAGATCGCCGAGGACTACGCGTCGATCAGCGGCGAACCGGACGGCGAGGGCGCCTTCGAGGGCCCGACCCTGTTGGTGCGCGGCAGTTGTTCGCCCTACGTGACCGATGCCATGCTGCCGGCGCTGCGCGAGGTGCTGCCGACCGCCGAGCTCGAGACCCTGGAGGCGGGCCACTGGCTGCATGCCGAGCAGCCCGAGGCGTTCCAGGCCGTGGTCAACGACTTTCTGGCACGCCAGGCGGACTGA
- a CDS encoding helix-turn-helix transcriptional regulator, translating to MTIENYLSDKYVAGRYGVSRATIWRWAQSGRFPKPVKLSPGCTRWRASDLEQWETQQGERA from the coding sequence ATGACTATCGAGAATTATCTTTCAGACAAATACGTCGCCGGACGTTATGGCGTTTCCCGCGCCACTATTTGGCGCTGGGCTCAATCAGGCCGATTCCCCAAACCCGTGAAGCTGTCACCGGGCTGCACACGCTGGCGTGCATCCGATCTTGAGCAATGGGAAACCCAGCAAGGGGAGCGTGCTTAA
- a CDS encoding AAA family ATPase produces MSTFWQTSAGDCLDTPMATHEVIDRFRDAIAAAGITPPDHIEADGELHRFSTNGKTSDKAGYYCLHLDGVAAGHFGCWRQGIGQDWSARNGARLDRAELAKLSESIRQREAEGERRQAARAQVAQTIWDAAQPAQDSHPYLMRKGVRVAGEIRQADVSRAEFFGDDAKTGTMENCLLVKVEDAEGLQSLQAITPEGAKPFMGGAKKAEGCTILPGEASTLYIVEGLATGLSIHQSTGATVAVAFDSGNLPKVAKRMKAEAPGARLIIAGDNDHESDKNPGKAAADKAAADTGAEIALSPDESGVSDWNDYHAAHGLESVREALEGREKADADAMLDALEGAKAKNLLAVEPPPMRYVVDGLLPEPIAAAVVAPGSTGKSFWLMQLAACVCTGVPFMGQAIPNPGAVLMLGAEDDADEISRRLHSIVREYEWDGDRLDPETLGERFYAFPLVGQDNRLVKDGERDEAKINAIINMARAITDLRLIILDPVSRFRSGEENSNDDNTRFAEALEHIRKETGVTVLVAHHSRKGSNGDSADDVRGGSAFVDALRFVATLAKLPFKEAERLGMSPEDAANLIRFTVVKANYKHDMVMQWMRRGMGGVLKPTDPPEEPPKRTEAKGEERYSAALPKLRDLVRQKDEEGKPLTRRALREYAGQAGLFGMGDQSLRGVLSRAIEEGQVIAHEDGTLRLW; encoded by the coding sequence ATGAGCACATTTTGGCAGACCAGCGCCGGGGATTGCCTTGATACGCCGATGGCCACTCACGAGGTTATCGACAGGTTCCGGGATGCTATCGCAGCGGCGGGGATTACCCCGCCCGATCATATCGAGGCAGACGGGGAGCTGCACCGCTTCAGTACCAACGGCAAAACCAGCGACAAGGCTGGTTATTATTGCCTGCACCTAGATGGCGTGGCCGCTGGTCACTTTGGCTGCTGGCGGCAGGGTATTGGCCAAGATTGGAGCGCCCGCAATGGCGCCCGCCTGGATCGTGCCGAGCTGGCAAAGCTGAGCGAGTCCATTAGGCAGCGAGAGGCTGAGGGAGAGCGCCGACAAGCTGCCCGCGCCCAGGTGGCCCAGACGATCTGGGACGCTGCCCAGCCCGCCCAGGACTCACACCCGTATCTGATGCGGAAAGGCGTTCGCGTGGCTGGCGAGATCCGGCAAGCCGACGTGAGCCGCGCCGAGTTTTTCGGCGATGACGCCAAGACCGGCACGATGGAAAACTGCCTTTTGGTGAAGGTCGAGGACGCCGAGGGCCTGCAATCGCTCCAAGCGATTACCCCGGAAGGCGCCAAGCCGTTCATGGGCGGCGCAAAGAAGGCCGAGGGCTGCACCATCCTGCCGGGCGAGGCATCCACCCTATACATCGTGGAAGGGCTCGCCACGGGCCTGAGCATCCATCAATCGACCGGCGCGACCGTAGCCGTTGCGTTTGATAGCGGAAATCTGCCCAAAGTGGCCAAGCGCATGAAGGCCGAGGCCCCCGGCGCTCGCCTTATTATCGCTGGCGACAACGACCACGAGAGCGACAAGAACCCCGGCAAGGCTGCTGCCGACAAAGCTGCCGCCGATACCGGGGCCGAGATCGCTCTATCGCCCGATGAGAGCGGCGTTAGCGATTGGAACGACTACCACGCCGCGCATGGCCTAGAGAGCGTCAGAGAGGCTCTTGAGGGCCGAGAGAAGGCCGATGCTGATGCCATGCTCGATGCGCTGGAAGGTGCCAAGGCTAAAAACCTGCTGGCCGTCGAGCCGCCTCCGATGCGTTACGTGGTCGACGGTCTGCTACCCGAGCCCATTGCCGCCGCCGTCGTGGCGCCGGGCAGTACGGGTAAATCGTTCTGGCTGATGCAGCTTGCCGCCTGCGTCTGCACTGGCGTTCCCTTCATGGGGCAGGCAATCCCGAACCCCGGCGCGGTGCTGATGCTGGGCGCTGAGGATGATGCGGACGAAATTTCGCGCCGCCTTCATTCCATCGTTCGAGAGTACGAATGGGACGGCGACCGACTCGACCCCGAGACGCTGGGCGAACGCTTCTACGCCTTCCCGCTGGTGGGGCAGGATAACCGGCTGGTGAAGGATGGCGAGCGTGACGAGGCGAAGATAAACGCCATCATCAACATGGCCCGTGCCATCACGGACCTTCGCCTAATCATCCTGGACCCGGTTAGCCGCTTCCGCTCCGGCGAGGAGAACAGCAACGACGACAACACCCGCTTCGCTGAGGCCCTGGAGCATATCCGCAAGGAAACCGGCGTTACCGTCCTGGTGGCTCACCACAGCCGCAAGGGCTCCAACGGTGACAGCGCGGACGACGTGCGGGGCGGCTCCGCGTTCGTAGATGCGCTGCGATTCGTGGCCACGCTGGCGAAGCTGCCTTTCAAGGAAGCCGAACGGCTGGGCATGTCCCCCGAGGATGCCGCCAACCTGATCCGCTTCACAGTGGTCAAGGCCAACTACAAGCATGACATGGTCATGCAGTGGATGCGCCGTGGCATGGGTGGCGTACTGAAGCCCACAGACCCGCCCGAGGAGCCGCCCAAGCGGACGGAAGCGAAGGGCGAGGAGCGATATTCCGCTGCCCTGCCCAAGCTGCGCGACCTTGTGCGCCAGAAAGACGAGGAAGGCAAGCCGCTGACCCGTAGGGCGCTCCGAGAATACGCCGGTCAGGCCGGACTATTCGGCATGGGCGACCAAAGCCTGCGTGGCGTGCTGAGTCGCGCCATTGAGGAAGGCCAGGTAATCGCACACGAGGACGGAACCTTGCGACTCTGGTAG
- a CDS encoding recombinase family protein — protein sequence MGRTFAYCRVGSGESALDDQLSVIAAAGYSVVPYRAVGESVGALVPASERPAFRTLVEHKLEPGDTLVVLKLDRLGCDSIDVQQSIARLSEIGASVVSLDLPMHDLASRGGHPLHCMFEAFAELERGRRRERTREGLARARRQGKKLGRPVATDTTERVQALKDQGVSQSAAAARSGLSIATVKRHWNRRLADTE from the coding sequence ATGGGAAGAACTTTCGCGTATTGTCGTGTCGGGTCCGGGGAGTCGGCTCTCGATGATCAGCTCTCGGTCATCGCGGCCGCCGGTTATTCCGTTGTGCCTTATCGGGCGGTCGGTGAGTCGGTTGGCGCCTTGGTGCCGGCCAGCGAGCGTCCGGCCTTCCGGACCCTGGTCGAGCACAAGCTGGAGCCCGGTGACACCCTGGTGGTGTTGAAGCTGGATCGGCTCGGGTGCGACAGCATCGACGTTCAGCAGAGTATCGCCCGTCTTTCCGAGATCGGTGCGTCCGTGGTGTCGCTGGATTTGCCGATGCATGACCTGGCAAGCCGCGGGGGCCATCCGCTGCATTGCATGTTCGAGGCCTTCGCCGAGCTCGAGCGTGGCCGGCGCCGCGAGCGAACCCGGGAAGGGCTGGCTCGGGCCAGGCGCCAGGGCAAGAAGCTCGGTCGGCCCGTGGCGACCGATACCACCGAGAGGGTGCAGGCGCTCAAGGACCAGGGGGTCAGCCAGTCGGCGGCAGCGGCGCGTTCCGGGTTGAGCATCGCGACCGTCAAGCGGCACTGGAACCGGCGTCTCGCCGACACCGAGTGA
- a CDS encoding 7-cyano-7-deazaguanine/7-aminomethyl-7-deazaguanine transporter, whose protein sequence is MFALTAAQTRRCLAWLVAFHILVITASNYLVQLPFSLFGLHTTWGAFSFPFIFLATDLTVRLFGKEPARAIILRVMFPALVISYVVSVVFPRGGFAGLEALGDWNLFVARIALASFMAYVLGQLLDVTVFDRLRRLKAWWVAPALSTLFGNLADTFAFFSIAFHRGPDAFMATHWPEIAWVDYGIKLGISLAFFLPLYGVLLGWLTRRLVTLTGDRDLAPEQFR, encoded by the coding sequence ATGTTCGCGCTTACCGCCGCCCAGACCCGCCGTTGCCTCGCGTGGCTGGTCGCCTTTCACATCCTCGTCATCACCGCCAGCAACTATCTGGTCCAGCTGCCCTTCAGCCTGTTCGGGCTGCATACCACCTGGGGCGCCTTCAGCTTTCCCTTCATCTTCCTGGCCACCGACCTGACCGTGCGGCTGTTCGGCAAGGAGCCGGCTCGGGCCATCATCCTGCGGGTGATGTTCCCGGCACTGGTGATCTCCTATGTCGTCTCGGTGGTGTTTCCGCGCGGTGGCTTCGCCGGGCTTGAGGCGCTGGGAGACTGGAACCTGTTCGTGGCGCGCATCGCCCTGGCCAGCTTTATGGCCTATGTGCTGGGGCAGCTGCTCGACGTCACGGTCTTCGACCGCCTGCGCCGGCTCAAGGCCTGGTGGGTGGCGCCGGCGCTGTCGACGCTGTTCGGCAACCTGGCCGATACCTTCGCCTTCTTCTCGATCGCTTTCCACCGCGGCCCCGATGCCTTCATGGCCACTCATTGGCCGGAGATCGCCTGGGTGGACTACGGCATCAAGCTGGGCATCAGCCTGGCCTTCTTCCTGCCGCTCTACGGCGTGCTGCTGGGCTGGCTGACGCGTCGCCTGGTGACGCTGACCGGCGACCGCGATCTGGCGCCCGAGCAGTTCCGCTAA
- a CDS encoding YqaE/Pmp3 family membrane protein: MDLIRILLAILLPPVGVFLQVGFGLHFWVNILLTLLGYIPGIVHAVWIIARR, from the coding sequence ATGGATCTGATTCGTATACTGCTGGCGATTCTGTTGCCCCCGGTGGGGGTCTTTCTTCAGGTCGGCTTCGGCCTGCATTTCTGGGTCAACATCCTACTGACCCTGCTGGGCTACATTCCCGGCATCGTGCATGCGGTATGGATCATCGCCAGGCGGTGA